One window from the genome of Hydra vulgaris chromosome 02, alternate assembly HydraT2T_AEP encodes:
- the LOC100209181 gene encoding multivesicular body subunit 12A isoform X2: protein MAEFVTDVFLLTGKDADPETIVIDSTYLKQEANLFDSSWRNKAKRFIAYKRYLNDQNVVTDILIIPEDKDVPDDYAGCYITKDTREKGLRKHILCYKRDLRTSVEKAITDIKVLAKGEFIPSNWCSTSTNLNENQIIFKVDNIKRRTPLRQAPPIPPLATVQKENNIQPLSPGSLVTDLDGVPFEINPRYYGSNKMDNPSISDMYTLTVEDILRKYDYSFEKEKSVIRYAEEENRHTSFSLKVLKVILTKYPKKIFWKVILGTRLEVILKYFETVRKTFFFFSYSTFS from the exons attgattCTACTTATCTAAAACAAGAAGCAAATCTTTTTGATAGTAGTTGGCGCAACAAAGCAAAACGTTTCATAGCTTATAAACGTTACTTAAATGATCAAAATGTAGTGactgatattttaattatacctGAAGACAAAGATGTTCCAGATGATTATGCAGGGTGCTATATTACCAAAGACAcaa gagaaAAAGGTCTTCGAAAGCACATACTTTGTTATAAACGAGATTTAAGAACTTCAGTTGAAAAAGCTATAACAGATATAAAAGTACTTGCAAAAGGCGAATTTATACCTTCTAATTGGTGTTCAACAAG tacaaacttaaatgaaaatcaaattatcTTTAAAGTAGATAATATTAAACGTCGCACTCCTCTTCGTCAAGCCCCTCCGATTCCACCATTAGCAACTGTGCAAAAGGAAAACAATATACAGCCAct ATCGCCAGGGAGTTTAGTCACAG ATCTTGATGGTGTTCCCTTTGAAATAAATCCCAGATACTATGGATCAAACAAAATGGATAAC CCAAGCATTTCTGATATGTACACACTTACTGTGGAGGATATTTTAAGAAAG TATGATTATTCTTTCGAAAAAGAGAAATCTGTTATCAGATACGCTGAAGAAGAAAATAGACACACAAGTTTtag TTTGAAAGTTCTGAAAGTAATACTAACGAAATACCCCAAAAAGATATTTTGGAAGGTGATTCTAGGCACAAGGTTGGAAgtgattttgaaatattttgagaCCGTCCGTaagacttttttcttttttagttattcCACTTTTTCCTGA
- the LOC100209181 gene encoding multivesicular body subunit 12A isoform X3, with amino-acid sequence MAEFVTDVFLLTGKDADPETIVIDSTYLKQEANLFDSSWRNKAKRFIAYKRYLNDQNVVTDILIIPEDKDVPDDYAGCYITKDTREKGLRKHILCYKRDLRTSVEKAITDIKVLAKGEFIPSNWCSTSTNLNENQIIFKVDNIKRRTPLRQAPPIPPLATVQKENNIQPLSPGSLVTDLDGVPFEINPRYYGSNKMDNPSISDMYTLTVEDILRKYDYSFEKEKSVIRYAEEENRHTSFR; translated from the exons attgattCTACTTATCTAAAACAAGAAGCAAATCTTTTTGATAGTAGTTGGCGCAACAAAGCAAAACGTTTCATAGCTTATAAACGTTACTTAAATGATCAAAATGTAGTGactgatattttaattatacctGAAGACAAAGATGTTCCAGATGATTATGCAGGGTGCTATATTACCAAAGACAcaa gagaaAAAGGTCTTCGAAAGCACATACTTTGTTATAAACGAGATTTAAGAACTTCAGTTGAAAAAGCTATAACAGATATAAAAGTACTTGCAAAAGGCGAATTTATACCTTCTAATTGGTGTTCAACAAG tacaaacttaaatgaaaatcaaattatcTTTAAAGTAGATAATATTAAACGTCGCACTCCTCTTCGTCAAGCCCCTCCGATTCCACCATTAGCAACTGTGCAAAAGGAAAACAATATACAGCCAct ATCGCCAGGGAGTTTAGTCACAG ATCTTGATGGTGTTCCCTTTGAAATAAATCCCAGATACTATGGATCAAACAAAATGGATAAC CCAAGCATTTCTGATATGTACACACTTACTGTGGAGGATATTTTAAGAAAG TATGATTATTCTTTCGAAAAAGAGAAATCTGTTATCAGATACGCTGAAGAAGAAAATAGACACACAAGTTTtag gtaa